The following are from one region of the Anaeropeptidivorans aminofermentans genome:
- a CDS encoding ATP-dependent 6-phosphofructokinase, with amino-acid sequence MGDVKRIGVLTSGGDAPGMNAAIRGVVRTALNRGLSVVGIKRGYEGLLACDISELNGKSVSDIIHRGGTSLLTARCPEMLEKKYQEKAADICRIMKIDALITIGGDGTFRGAAALSELGVNVMGIPATIDLDLAYTDYTIGFDTAVNTAMEAINKIRDTSSSHERCSVVEVMGRRCGNIALWCSITGGAEAVIIPEHPVSTEDVIKEIIQNRAKGKSHNLIVVAEGRGGSEALAKEIEKVTGIVTRATILGYLQRGGSPSARDRMEGSLMGYNCVEAIMNGERNRAMGVINGARISMDIKEALSCTKEYNDTLYNVIKVLSV; translated from the coding sequence ATGGGAGATGTAAAGAGAATCGGTGTTCTTACAAGCGGCGGAGACGCGCCGGGAATGAATGCTGCCATCAGAGGCGTAGTCCGTACGGCTCTTAACAGAGGCCTTTCTGTTGTAGGCATAAAGAGAGGGTATGAAGGCCTTCTTGCCTGTGATATTTCAGAGCTTAACGGAAAATCTGTATCGGATATTATACATAGGGGAGGGACCAGCCTTTTAACCGCCAGATGCCCTGAAATGCTTGAAAAAAAATATCAGGAAAAAGCTGCGGACATATGCCGTATCATGAAAATAGACGCCCTTATAACCATAGGCGGGGACGGCACCTTTAGAGGGGCGGCGGCCCTTTCAGAGCTTGGCGTAAATGTGATGGGTATCCCCGCCACAATAGATTTGGACTTGGCTTATACAGATTATACAATTGGTTTCGATACGGCAGTCAATACGGCTATGGAAGCAATCAATAAAATAAGAGACACCTCAAGCTCCCATGAAAGATGCTCCGTGGTTGAGGTTATGGGAAGAAGATGCGGCAATATTGCCTTATGGTGTTCTATAACCGGCGGAGCGGAAGCCGTGATTATACCGGAGCACCCTGTTTCAACAGAAGACGTTATAAAAGAAATTATCCAAAACAGGGCTAAAGGAAAAAGTCATAATCTCATTGTAGTAGCCGAAGGCAGAGGAGGAAGTGAAGCCCTTGCAAAGGAAATAGAAAAGGTTACGGGCATAGTGACCAGAGCTACAATCCTCGGCTATCTTCAAAGAGGGGGAAGCCCATCGGCCCGTGATAGAATGGAAGGCTCATTAATGGGCTATAATTGTGTAGAAGCCATTATGAATGGGGAAAGAAACAGAGCAATGGGCGTAATAAACGGTGCCCGTATCAGCATGGATATAAAAGAAGCATTAAGCTGCACAAAAGAATATAACGATACATTATACAATGTCATAAAAGTACTGTCTGTTTAG
- a CDS encoding tyrosine-type recombinase/integrase — protein sequence MQLAGYHESLQIKNARLLNERLKTLPVFLSEFFVGKADTLSSNTKRAYAYDFSVFFTYLTEYEEDFSGKTVRGFTLEDFKKINIDHIERYMGYLSFYEKDEKDSITTYQNKEKGKSRKLSSIRTLFVYFYKKGKIPSDPSQLMDFPKAHKKNIIRLEVNEAANLLDEIEKGESLTKGQKSFHEKTKARDLAIVTLLLGTGLRVSECVGININDIDFDISGVKVTRKGGNESIVYFGDEVKEALLLYFEERKEISPLEGHAEAFFLSMQNRRITTRAVQNLVKKYAKLVTPVKNISPHKLRSTYGTNLYNETGDIYLVAEVLGHSDVNTTKTHYAAMEDMKKRQAAKAVRLRSE from the coding sequence ATCCAATTGGCCGGCTATCATGAGAGCCTCCAAATAAAAAATGCACGGCTGTTGAATGAAAGGCTTAAAACCCTTCCTGTTTTTCTGTCGGAATTTTTCGTCGGCAAGGCTGATACCCTTTCTTCAAACACAAAAAGGGCCTATGCTTATGACTTTTCCGTATTTTTTACTTATCTTACGGAATATGAGGAGGACTTTTCCGGTAAAACCGTAAGAGGCTTTACTTTGGAAGATTTTAAAAAAATAAATATAGACCATATTGAAAGATACATGGGCTATCTAAGCTTTTACGAAAAAGATGAAAAGGATTCCATAACCACTTATCAAAATAAGGAAAAAGGAAAATCAAGAAAGCTTTCTTCCATCAGAACCCTTTTTGTCTATTTTTATAAAAAAGGAAAAATCCCTTCCGACCCTTCTCAGCTGATGGATTTTCCAAAGGCCCATAAGAAAAATATCATCCGCCTTGAGGTAAACGAAGCCGCCAATCTTTTAGACGAAATAGAAAAAGGTGAAAGCCTTACAAAAGGCCAAAAATCATTCCATGAAAAAACCAAGGCAAGAGACCTTGCCATCGTTACTTTGCTTCTTGGCACCGGCCTTCGCGTATCGGAATGTGTAGGAATCAATATAAATGACATTGATTTTGACATAAGCGGCGTAAAAGTAACAAGAAAAGGCGGAAATGAATCCATCGTCTATTTCGGCGACGAGGTTAAGGAAGCCCTTCTTTTGTATTTTGAAGAACGAAAGGAGATTTCTCCCTTGGAAGGCCATGCGGAAGCCTTTTTCCTTTCCATGCAAAACAGACGAATCACAACAAGGGCCGTTCAAAACCTTGTAAAAAAATATGCCAAGCTTGTTACCCCTGTAAAAAATATATCCCCCCATAAGCTTAGAAGCACCTACGGCACAAACCTCTATAACGAAACCGGTGATATTTACCTTGTTGCAGAAGTTTTAGGCCATAGCGACGTAAACACCACAAAAACCCACTATGCCGCCATGGAAGATATGAAAAAACGGCAGGCTGCAAAGGCTGTAAGGCTAAGGAGTGAATAG
- the tnpA gene encoding IS200/IS605 family transposase has protein sequence MANKANSLAHTKWMCKYHIVFTPKYRRKIIYNQYKESVRDILKQLCRYKGVEIIEGHLMRDHVHMLVSIPPKLSVSQFMGYLKGKSALIIFDQHANLKYKFGNRHFWAEGYYVSTVGLNEATIKKYIQEQENYDIAMDKLSVKEYEDPFKG, from the coding sequence ATGGCCAACAAGGCAAATAGTTTAGCCCACACCAAGTGGATGTGTAAGTACCACATAGTGTTCACTCCTAAGTATAGGAGAAAAATTATTTATAATCAATACAAAGAAAGTGTCAGAGATATTTTAAAACAACTTTGCAGATACAAAGGAGTAGAGATTATCGAAGGGCATCTCATGCGCGACCATGTACACATGCTGGTCAGCATACCACCGAAGCTGAGTGTTTCTCAGTTTATGGGATATTTAAAAGGGAAAAGTGCACTCATAATTTTTGACCAGCACGCAAACTTAAAGTATAAGTTCGGGAATAGACACTTTTGGGCAGAAGGTTATTACGTGAGCACAGTAGGACTGAATGAGGCAACCATAAAGAAATACATTCAGGAACAAGAAAACTATGATATAGCGATGGATAAACTGAGTGTGAAAGAGTATGAGGACCCCTTCAAGGGGTAG
- the trxA gene encoding thioredoxin: MSNASTVNIANFQTEIMSSDKTVLIDFWAPWCGPCKEFAPTIEEIEKEKTDIKVVKIDVSENPELAKAFKVFSIPTLMVVKDGKIASRSVGVKDKADVLSML; the protein is encoded by the coding sequence ATGTCAAACGCTTCAACTGTAAATATAGCAAATTTCCAAACTGAAATTATGAGTTCCGATAAGACGGTTCTGATAGACTTCTGGGCACCTTGGTGCGGCCCATGCAAAGAGTTTGCGCCAACCATAGAAGAAATTGAAAAAGAAAAAACAGACATTAAAGTAGTTAAAATAGATGTATCAGAAAATCCAGAGCTTGCAAAAGCATTTAAGGTTTTCAGCATTCCGACCCTTATGGTAGTTAAAGACGGAAAAATAGCTTCAAGAAGCGTTGGGGTTAAAGATAAAGCCGATGTGCTCAGTATGCT
- a CDS encoding tRNA 2-thiocytidine biosynthesis TtcA family protein has translation MKLQRLLSYVRRTVDDYTMIEDGDRIAIGASGGKDSTTMLMALANLKRFYPKKFELEAITVSLGLPGSDFTPLTKLCESLGVRHTVIETDIGEILFDIRKESNPCSLCAKLRKGAFNAKVKELNCNKLAYGHNKNDVIETLFLSMFYEGRMYCFSPVTYLDRTDLTCIRPLIYVPEDDIKGFIKANNLPIVKNPCPANGNTKRQQIKEFILENALIYNNLEEKLFGAIQRSEIKGWKVGDPIGRLS, from the coding sequence ATGAAACTTCAAAGACTTCTCAGTTATGTAAGACGCACTGTAGACGATTATACTATGATAGAAGACGGGGACAGAATCGCCATCGGCGCTTCCGGCGGAAAAGACAGCACAACAATGCTTATGGCCCTCGCTAATTTAAAAAGGTTTTACCCTAAGAAATTTGAGCTTGAGGCAATAACCGTGTCTTTAGGCCTTCCCGGTTCTGACTTTACTCCTCTTACGAAGCTTTGCGAAAGCTTAGGGGTGCGCCATACCGTTATTGAAACAGATATAGGAGAAATCCTTTTTGATATAAGAAAAGAATCAAACCCTTGCTCTCTTTGTGCAAAGCTTAGAAAAGGCGCCTTTAACGCAAAAGTGAAGGAGCTTAACTGCAATAAGCTGGCTTACGGCCATAATAAAAACGATGTTATAGAAACCCTTTTTCTTTCCATGTTTTATGAAGGGCGCATGTACTGCTTTTCTCCTGTTACTTATCTTGACAGGACCGACCTTACATGCATACGCCCTTTGATATATGTTCCCGAGGATGACATTAAGGGATTTATAAAAGCAAATAATCTTCCTATCGTTAAAAATCCCTGCCCGGCCAACGGAAATACCAAACGCCAGCAAATCAAGGAGTTTATATTAGAGAATGCTTTAATATACAATAATCTGGAAGAAAAATTATTCGGCGCCATACAGCGCTCCGAAATCAAAGGTTGGAAAGTTGGTGATCCAATTGGCCGGCTATCATGA
- a CDS encoding DUF4438 domain-containing protein encodes MKTNEEKLPVLVVQGEVTPSKANSRGKMDTEGFTFYLPSTGGITLNVKIGDKATGWLSDHLEPGASTRNPVGELNNAYLAYSCIGNDAYVVSGDAKGAKGFVTGKHGGCDHVMIYFDDDTLRNLSIGDKIQVHSKGQGLSLIEHKDIVLRNLSPELLHKMNIKELSGKIKIGVSKIVPGALMSSGLGAVHSVMGDYDISLHDAALVSEYSLKDLRFGDIVAIMDSDSRHGHTYVSGAVTIGVVVHGDCYIPGHGPGVTCLMSAKNGLIEPFIDENANLAKYFI; translated from the coding sequence ATGAAAACCAACGAAGAAAAGCTTCCTGTTCTTGTGGTTCAGGGAGAAGTTACCCCGTCTAAGGCAAACAGCAGAGGGAAAATGGATACGGAAGGTTTTACCTTCTATCTGCCTTCTACCGGCGGCATAACCCTTAATGTAAAAATAGGCGATAAGGCCACGGGCTGGCTTTCCGACCATTTGGAGCCTGGGGCAAGCACGAGAAACCCTGTGGGAGAGCTTAACAATGCTTATCTTGCCTATAGCTGCATCGGAAACGACGCTTACGTAGTTTCGGGAGATGCAAAAGGTGCAAAGGGCTTTGTAACAGGAAAACACGGAGGCTGTGACCATGTAATGATCTATTTTGATGACGATACCCTTAGAAATCTTTCTATAGGGGATAAAATTCAGGTTCATTCCAAGGGGCAGGGTCTTTCTTTAATTGAACATAAGGACATTGTTTTAAGAAATTTAAGCCCTGAACTTTTACATAAGATGAATATCAAAGAGCTTTCCGGAAAAATTAAAATTGGGGTTTCCAAAATCGTTCCCGGCGCCCTTATGTCATCAGGCCTCGGCGCAGTACACAGCGTAATGGGCGATTATGACATTTCCCTTCATGATGCCGCTCTTGTTTCAGAATATTCTTTGAAGGACCTTCGTTTCGGCGATATTGTAGCCATTATGGATTCTGACAGCAGGCACGGGCACACTTATGTTTCCGGAGCCGTAACCATAGGCGTAGTTGTTCACGGAGACTGCTATATCCCCGGCCACGGCCCGGGCGTCACATGCCTTATGTCTGCAAAAAACGGCCTGATAGAGCCTTTCATAGACGAAAATGCAAATTTGGCAAAGTATTTTATATAG
- a CDS encoding DNA polymerase III subunit alpha, which yields MTDDLKFTHLHVHTEYSLLDGSAKIGGLIKRAKELGMDSLAITDHGVMYGVIDFYKKAKEEGIKPIIGCEVYVANTSRFDKAPSRDNFYYHLVLLAENDEGYHNLIKLVSYGFLDGFYYKPRVDIELLKKYHKGIIALSACLSGPVPYHILNSSYEKARDVALLYKEIFGEGNFFLEMQDHGISEQKHVNKQIVAISKETGIPLVATNDSHYIYKEDAESHDILLCVQTLKTVDDEDRMRYEGSEFYLKSPEEMYALFPEHKEALRNTYEISKRCNVEFEFHNYKLPKFELPEGEDDAFAFLQKLCRQGLCERYGENPDEALWDRLNYELGVINSMGFNDYFLITWDFIRFAREKNIIVGPGRGSGAGSIVAYSLKITNIDPIKYNLIFERFLNPERVSMPDFDIDFCYERRQEVIDYVIEKYGADHVAQIITFGTMAARNAIRDVGRALAYGYGEVDRIAKMIPFAVGMTIEKALEMNPELKKAYLEEDDTKYLIDMSMKLEGLPRHASTHAAGVVISNLPVMEYVPLNLNDGVVTTQFPMTTLEELGLLKMDFLGLRTLTIMQHAVFQIKKSFGIDIDIDSLDFADPKVYNMISQGKTEGVFQLESSGMKSFMKELKPQCFDDIIAGISLYRPGPMDFIPKYIAGKNSGKEVKYLTPKLKPILETTYGCIVYQEQVMQIVRDLGGYSLGRSDLVRRAMSKKKADVMEEERKNFIYGLGDDVPGCIKNGIPKETAEAIFEEMTDFAKYAFSKSHAAAYAVIGYQTAWLKYYYPVQFMAALMSSVMDSSSKIAEYIDECKKINIKLLPPDINKGYGTFSVEGSSIRFGLAAIKNVGRNVISSIVKDREEKGEYTSLTEFINRMSQGDINKRCLESLIKAGAFDSFGGRRSQYLEVYQQILNGIGQNKKKNIEGQISLFELSSDDMEEVYKDNLPDLPEFREADMLDMEKEVLGIYVSGHPLSGYTEILDQYVNSYSRDFINNEEEEEGKITAGVYDGKELIVGGIIADKSVIYTKNNKPMAFLTLEDIYGTVEIIVFTNIYEKLLSRLSEDKVIVVWGRATVREGENAKVIANEIRFVEDLGRPAIEYKSLWLKIPRESSLADSQIINVLKMHKGSIPVYIFKEKDRQKMRLNSSFWVNPEKGLIKDLEGILPSDCIVLKEEA from the coding sequence ATGACTGATGATTTGAAATTTACTCATCTCCACGTACATACGGAATATAGCCTTTTAGACGGCTCTGCCAAAATCGGAGGCCTCATAAAAAGGGCCAAGGAGCTTGGCATGGACAGCCTTGCCATAACCGACCACGGTGTTATGTACGGGGTAATTGATTTTTATAAAAAAGCGAAAGAAGAGGGCATAAAGCCAATTATCGGCTGTGAAGTCTATGTTGCCAATACTTCAAGGTTCGATAAAGCGCCGTCAAGAGATAATTTTTATTATCATCTTGTTCTTCTTGCGGAAAACGATGAAGGCTACCATAATTTAATTAAGCTTGTAAGCTATGGCTTTCTTGACGGCTTTTACTATAAGCCGAGAGTAGACATTGAGCTTTTAAAAAAATATCATAAGGGCATCATTGCCCTTAGTGCCTGTCTGTCGGGGCCTGTGCCCTATCATATTCTCAATTCCTCTTATGAGAAAGCAAGAGACGTTGCTCTTTTATATAAGGAAATTTTCGGTGAAGGAAATTTCTTTCTTGAAATGCAGGACCATGGGATTTCTGAACAAAAACATGTAAATAAGCAGATTGTGGCCATAAGCAAAGAAACGGGCATTCCGCTTGTGGCTACAAACGACTCTCATTATATATATAAAGAAGACGCGGAATCCCATGATATTCTCCTTTGTGTTCAGACCCTTAAAACTGTAGACGATGAAGACAGAATGCGTTATGAAGGCAGCGAATTTTATTTAAAAAGCCCTGAGGAAATGTATGCTCTTTTTCCTGAACATAAAGAAGCCCTCAGAAATACTTATGAAATAAGTAAACGCTGTAATGTGGAGTTCGAGTTCCATAATTACAAGCTTCCGAAATTTGAGCTTCCGGAAGGAGAAGACGACGCTTTTGCATTCCTTCAGAAGCTATGCAGACAGGGTCTTTGCGAGCGCTACGGAGAAAACCCCGACGAAGCCCTTTGGGACAGGCTTAATTATGAGCTTGGTGTAATCAATTCCATGGGCTTTAATGATTATTTTCTTATAACATGGGATTTTATCCGGTTTGCCAGAGAAAAAAATATCATTGTCGGTCCGGGAAGAGGCTCGGGAGCAGGGAGTATTGTCGCCTACAGCCTTAAAATAACCAATATAGACCCGATTAAATATAATCTGATATTTGAAAGGTTTTTGAACCCTGAAAGAGTTTCCATGCCGGATTTCGATATTGATTTCTGCTATGAAAGAAGGCAGGAAGTCATCGATTACGTTATAGAAAAATACGGGGCAGACCACGTGGCCCAAATTATTACCTTCGGAACCATGGCCGCAAGAAACGCCATAAGAGACGTGGGCAGAGCCCTTGCCTACGGATACGGCGAGGTCGACAGAATCGCCAAAATGATCCCCTTTGCCGTAGGAATGACCATAGAAAAGGCCCTTGAAATGAATCCCGAGCTTAAAAAGGCCTATCTTGAAGAAGATGATACAAAATATCTTATTGATATGTCTATGAAGCTTGAAGGCCTGCCAAGGCATGCTTCCACCCATGCGGCGGGGGTTGTTATCAGTAATTTACCCGTGATGGAATACGTGCCTTTAAATTTAAACGACGGCGTCGTCACCACTCAGTTTCCCATGACCACCTTGGAGGAGCTGGGGCTTCTTAAGATGGATTTTCTGGGGCTCAGGACATTGACCATTATGCAGCATGCGGTATTTCAGATTAAAAAAAGCTTCGGCATCGATATTGATATTGATAGTCTGGATTTTGCCGATCCCAAGGTCTATAATATGATTTCCCAGGGGAAAACAGAAGGGGTTTTCCAGCTTGAAAGTTCCGGCATGAAAAGCTTTATGAAGGAACTGAAACCGCAGTGCTTTGACGATATTATTGCGGGGATTTCTCTTTACAGGCCCGGCCCTATGGACTTTATCCCTAAATATATCGCAGGGAAAAATTCAGGAAAAGAAGTAAAATATCTTACGCCGAAGCTTAAGCCAATTTTAGAGACGACCTATGGCTGTATCGTTTATCAGGAACAGGTTATGCAGATTGTTCGGGACCTTGGAGGCTATTCCCTCGGCAGAAGCGACCTTGTAAGAAGGGCCATGAGTAAGAAAAAGGCCGACGTTATGGAAGAAGAAAGAAAGAACTTCATCTACGGTCTTGGAGACGATGTGCCCGGCTGTATTAAAAACGGCATACCCAAAGAAACTGCCGAGGCCATATTTGAAGAAATGACGGATTTCGCCAAATATGCCTTTAGCAAAAGCCATGCGGCGGCCTACGCCGTCATCGGTTATCAGACGGCTTGGCTTAAATACTATTATCCTGTTCAGTTTATGGCGGCTTTAATGAGTTCCGTAATGGATTCTTCTTCAAAAATTGCCGAATATATAGACGAATGCAAGAAAATAAATATAAAGCTTCTTCCGCCGGATATCAACAAAGGCTACGGTACATTCAGCGTAGAAGGCAGTTCTATCCGGTTCGGCCTTGCGGCAATTAAAAACGTCGGAAGAAATGTGATTTCAAGCATCGTAAAAGATAGGGAAGAAAAGGGAGAATATACAAGCCTTACGGAGTTTATTAACCGTATGAGCCAAGGAGATATTAATAAAAGATGCCTTGAAAGCCTGATAAAGGCAGGAGCATTTGATTCCTTTGGCGGCAGGCGCTCCCAATACCTTGAAGTTTACCAGCAGATATTAAACGGCATAGGCCAGAACAAAAAGAAGAATATAGAAGGGCAAATCAGTCTTTTTGAGCTTAGTTCCGACGATATGGAAGAAGTTTATAAGGATAATCTTCCTGATTTACCGGAATTCAGAGAGGCCGATATGCTGGATATGGAAAAGGAAGTTCTGGGCATATACGTAAGCGGCCACCCTCTTTCGGGATATACGGAGATTCTGGACCAATACGTGAATTCCTACAGCAGGGATTTTATAAATAACGAAGAAGAGGAAGAGGGGAAAATAACTGCCGGCGTATATGACGGCAAGGAACTGATTGTGGGCGGCATCATAGCGGATAAATCTGTTATTTACACTAAAAACAATAAGCCCATGGCCTTTTTAACCCTTGAAGATATTTACGGAACCGTTGAAATCATTGTTTTTACAAATATCTATGAAAAGCTTTTAAGCAGGCTTTCAGAAGATAAGGTTATCGTCGTGTGGGGAAGAGCAACCGTAAGAGAAGGAGAAAACGCCAAGGTCATTGCCAACGAAATAAGATTTGTTGAAGATTTAGGAAGACCTGCCATAGAATATAAAAGTCTTTGGCTTAAAATCCCAAGGGAAAGCAGCCTTGCAGATTCACAGATAATCAATGTATTAAAAATGCATAAAGGCAGCATTCCTGTTTATATATTTAAAGAGAAAGACAGACAAAAAATGCGGCTGAATTCCTCCTTTTGGGTAAATCCTGAAAAAGGGCTTATAAAAGATTTGGAAGGAATTTTGCCATCTGACTGCATCGTTTTAAAGGAGGAAGCTTAA